A single genomic interval of Syntrophobotulus glycolicus DSM 8271 harbors:
- a CDS encoding B12-binding domain-containing radical SAM protein — translation MKLLLAAINARYVHTNPAIRSLRQTLKSKQNDFGGSWGIQCKEFSINEQPERIAAAIYEEKPDFIGFSCYIWNIIMVLSLVRRLKLVLPETRFILGGPEVSYDSAAILKNNPQADAIIVGEGELILPELLQAWRMGLDPENIPGVLWRHKDKIVSNSREALLPELNHLPNPYSEPEDLRGKLVYVETTRGCPFHCSFCISSALKGVRYLESSKFRAILRNILQYGARTVKFVDRTFNVRKAHAFAILDIFKEEAAKYAGAGQDVPRAHCEMAGELLDEDWLDYLAAYPKGMLQLEIGVQSTFQPTLEAIARRQNFEDWQEKIRKIQHEDNIPVHLDLIAGLPEEGPAEFKKSFNDVYKVRPDRLQLGFLKVLKGSALESQSIEYGITYLPDPPYTVLQTKCLSHQEILELTRIEELLEKYYNSAIFSYSLKYAESFFPDAFTFYQKFAAFWHKGKWFSQAWKPKALFEKLCLFVKNILGSTPSKEESRRFGFFLETLKFDYYLLDRPGNIPDFLGKNLLEPKGYQTAKEQRRNRTLWEDRIPESKSMDKRQWERATAIDYFHVDMSNLNKAKDGLPQEAQGGWYLFYYGKDKKFFKCAN, via the coding sequence GTGAAGCTATTGTTGGCAGCGATCAATGCCCGTTATGTCCACACGAATCCGGCGATACGCAGTTTGCGCCAAACCCTAAAATCCAAGCAGAATGACTTTGGCGGCTCTTGGGGAATTCAATGCAAGGAATTTTCGATCAATGAACAGCCGGAAAGGATTGCTGCTGCAATCTATGAAGAGAAACCGGATTTTATTGGTTTCTCCTGTTATATTTGGAATATCATCATGGTACTTTCTCTAGTGCGGAGACTTAAGCTTGTGCTGCCTGAAACACGCTTCATTTTAGGAGGGCCGGAGGTATCTTATGATTCCGCGGCAATTTTAAAGAACAATCCTCAGGCTGACGCCATTATTGTTGGAGAAGGGGAATTGATTCTGCCCGAGCTGCTTCAGGCATGGAGGATGGGTTTGGACCCGGAAAATATACCGGGGGTGTTGTGGCGGCATAAGGATAAGATCGTCAGTAATAGTCGAGAGGCCTTGCTTCCGGAACTGAATCATCTCCCTAATCCTTACTCGGAGCCTGAAGATCTGCGGGGGAAGCTGGTTTATGTCGAGACAACAAGAGGCTGTCCTTTTCATTGCAGTTTTTGTATCTCATCCGCTCTGAAAGGGGTCCGTTATTTGGAGTCATCCAAATTCAGGGCTATTCTGCGGAATATCCTGCAATATGGGGCCAGAACGGTCAAATTTGTGGACAGGACATTTAATGTCCGCAAGGCGCATGCGTTCGCTATCCTGGATATTTTTAAAGAAGAGGCAGCAAAATATGCAGGTGCCGGCCAGGATGTTCCCCGCGCCCATTGTGAAATGGCCGGTGAATTGCTGGATGAGGACTGGCTGGATTATCTGGCTGCCTATCCCAAAGGAATGCTGCAATTGGAAATAGGTGTTCAGTCCACGTTTCAGCCTACGCTGGAGGCAATTGCCAGGCGGCAGAATTTTGAGGATTGGCAGGAAAAGATTAGGAAGATCCAACATGAGGATAACATCCCGGTTCATCTGGATTTAATCGCCGGGCTGCCGGAGGAAGGCCCGGCAGAGTTCAAAAAATCCTTTAACGATGTCTACAAAGTAAGGCCTGACCGCCTGCAACTGGGATTTCTTAAAGTGCTCAAAGGTTCGGCGCTGGAGAGCCAAAGCATAGAATATGGAATCACCTATCTGCCTGATCCGCCTTATACTGTACTTCAAACCAAATGCTTAAGCCATCAGGAAATTCTGGAGCTGACAAGGATAGAAGAGCTCCTGGAGAAGTACTATAATTCCGCAATATTTTCCTATAGTTTGAAATATGCCGAAAGTTTTTTCCCGGACGCATTTACTTTTTATCAAAAATTTGCGGCTTTCTGGCATAAAGGGAAGTGGTTTAGCCAGGCCTGGAAACCAAAAGCCTTGTTTGAGAAACTTTGTTTATTTGTCAAAAATATTTTGGGCTCCACTCCGTCCAAAGAGGAGAGCCGCCGGTTCGGTTTTTTTCTGGAGACCCTGAAATTTGATTATTATCTTTTAGACCGTCCGGGGAATATCCCGGATTTTTTGGGAAAAAACCTTTTGGAACCGAAAGGATATCAAACGGCAAAAGAGCAAAGGCGGAACAGGACTTTGTGGGAGGACAGAATTCCTGAGAGCAAGTCCATGGATAAACGGCAATGGGAACGAGCGACCGCAATCGACTATTTCCATGTCGATATGTCCAACCTGAATAAAGCCAAAGACGGTCTTCCGCAGGAGGCTCAGGGAGGATGGTACCTCTTTTATTACGGGAAAGACAAAAAGTTCTTTAAATGCGCAAACTAA
- a CDS encoding Cof-type HAD-IIB family hydrolase — protein sequence MIKLIAIDMDETLLNHDWKISRRNVEAIRQAAAQGVRVTLATGRMAASCRKFAKELGLDVPVITYHGALVEEALSGEVLYRKVIPISLAEPIIRELLDRKVHTQVYVKDRVFVNQANEYSDYYRRMSGVNVEETDVFALMKEEKEGFEKILLIGREKEIAELTGELTSRYAQSLHFTSSRPIYLDLLNKSVNKGTAIKDLADQLGIRREEVMAIGDSWNDREMIEYAGIGVAMGNAREEIKEIADYITDSNAEDGVAKAIENLVLAQEIKQEQN from the coding sequence ATGATCAAGCTTATCGCTATTGATATGGATGAAACGCTGTTAAATCATGATTGGAAGATTTCTCGGCGCAATGTGGAGGCGATCCGGCAAGCGGCGGCCCAGGGGGTAAGGGTTACTCTGGCAACGGGCAGAATGGCCGCATCCTGCAGGAAATTCGCAAAGGAACTCGGGTTGGACGTCCCTGTGATTACCTATCATGGAGCACTGGTTGAAGAGGCTTTAAGCGGTGAAGTTCTATACCGCAAGGTTATTCCCATATCCTTAGCTGAGCCGATTATCAGGGAACTGCTTGATCGAAAAGTCCATACTCAGGTTTATGTAAAGGATAGGGTCTTTGTCAATCAGGCCAATGAATATTCTGATTACTACCGGAGAATGTCCGGGGTTAATGTTGAGGAAACCGATGTTTTCGCGTTGATGAAAGAAGAAAAAGAAGGATTTGAAAAGATTCTTTTGATAGGCCGGGAAAAAGAAATTGCCGAATTGACCGGAGAATTGACATCCCGCTATGCACAAAGCCTGCATTTTACTTCGTCCCGACCGATTTACCTTGATCTGTTAAATAAAAGTGTGAACAAAGGAACGGCCATTAAAGATCTGGCCGACCAGCTGGGCATACGGAGGGAAGAGGTCATGGCTATCGGAGACAGTTGGAATGACCGGGAAATGATTGAATATGCCGGGATCGGTGTGGCCATGGGCAATGCCCGGGAGGAAATAAAAGAAATAGCCGATTACATAACGGATTCCAACGCTGAGGACGGAGTAGCCAAGGCCATCGAAAACCTGGTGCTTGCTCAAGAAATCAAACAGGAGCAAAATTAA
- a CDS encoding peptidoglycan-binding domain-containing protein — protein sequence MMIPPTNYPTLQIGSTGPAVVHLQESLVVQGFDPGMIDGIFGPKTQAAVIAFQSCCCLVPDGIVGPITWAALEAACPPPLDHLSGAQMSSCMPYVSQAGCAPSAPARPARTQSCPTLREGSRGASVRELQTLLSNHGFNPGPIDGIFGPRTRAAVVSFQTSKGLSPDGIVGPRTWAALGVNCTSSPSTKCPTLRRGSRGSSVRTLQTRLNNQGFNPGPIDGIFGSRTQAAVIAFQNSRCLSPDGIVGRKTWAALGGCC from the coding sequence ATGATGATACCGCCAACCAATTATCCTACTCTGCAAATTGGCTCAACAGGACCTGCGGTTGTACATTTACAAGAAAGCTTAGTCGTTCAGGGCTTTGACCCTGGGATGATTGACGGAATATTCGGCCCAAAAACGCAGGCTGCTGTAATTGCCTTCCAGTCTTGTTGTTGCCTGGTCCCTGACGGCATTGTAGGACCTATTACATGGGCAGCGCTTGAAGCCGCCTGCCCGCCGCCTCTGGACCATCTTTCCGGAGCGCAGATGTCTTCCTGCATGCCTTATGTCTCTCAGGCGGGCTGCGCTCCTTCCGCTCCCGCCCGCCCGGCGCGCACTCAGAGCTGCCCTACTCTCAGAGAAGGTTCACGGGGAGCTTCAGTCAGAGAGCTTCAGACTCTTTTAAGCAACCATGGCTTTAATCCCGGGCCGATTGATGGTATTTTCGGTCCAAGAACCCGGGCGGCTGTTGTCTCCTTCCAGACCAGCAAGGGTTTGTCCCCGGATGGTATTGTCGGCCCAAGAACCTGGGCAGCGTTAGGCGTCAATTGTACTTCCTCTCCCTCGACAAAGTGCCCGACCTTGAGAAGGGGATCAAGAGGCTCTTCAGTCAGAACACTGCAGACCCGCCTGAACAACCAAGGTTTTAATCCCGGTCCTATCGATGGAATCTTTGGTTCAAGAACCCAGGCGGCTGTGATTGCTTTTCAGAACAGCAGATGCCTTTCCCCTGACGGCATCGTCGGTCGAAAAACCTGGGCGGCATTGGGTGGCTGCTGTTAA
- a CDS encoding rubrerythrin family protein, translating to MSTKDNLKTSFAGESQANRKYLAFAKKADEEGYKGVAKLFRAAAEAETLHALSQLNALGMVNTTAENLKAAIEGETYEFTVMYPGFIAEAEAGEEKTAKRVFHLANEAEKSHAELYQKALDSLEQDKDYYFCGICGYIHEGSAPEKCPVCGVPASKFRNIG from the coding sequence ATGAGTACGAAAGATAATCTCAAAACATCATTTGCCGGGGAATCTCAGGCTAACCGCAAATATCTTGCGTTTGCCAAAAAAGCTGACGAAGAAGGCTATAAAGGAGTGGCAAAGCTTTTCAGAGCCGCGGCCGAGGCGGAAACCCTTCACGCTTTAAGCCAGTTGAATGCGTTAGGTATGGTGAACACGACTGCTGAGAATTTAAAAGCGGCTATTGAGGGGGAGACATACGAATTTACCGTGATGTATCCTGGATTCATTGCTGAAGCTGAAGCCGGTGAGGAAAAAACAGCCAAAAGAGTGTTCCATTTGGCAAACGAAGCGGAAAAGTCTCATGCCGAGCTTTACCAGAAGGCTTTAGACTCCCTGGAGCAAGACAAGGATTATTACTTCTGCGGGATTTGCGGCTATATTCACGAAGGGAGCGCCCCGGAAAAATGTCCGGTCTGCGGAGTCCCGGCCAGCAAGTTCAGAAACATCGGCTGA